The proteins below come from a single Halictus rubicundus isolate RS-2024b chromosome 13, iyHalRubi1_principal, whole genome shotgun sequence genomic window:
- the LOC143360357 gene encoding uncharacterized protein LOC143360357 isoform X10: MEEKQQRVSKYESMQICAALLPSNSDRLESGDVSSESSDIGPSVMCVARRIPPNEKPIGSLIEQFTVKLDTTGKIITVDTSGLSDPYSKYLEKVRDLIGTTIKDLCHPHDLSKLTAHLNDTLQVGRSTSDLYRLRVSPDKFLNIQTNSKLFKASMMNSTDFIMATNSIIGDNDLTPIEGGQLSNNKVCSGHSSNRCANNSNNNNGNNKNNVGGPLMPATHLNGQVSGISGRGLAGTSSHSAATSSNSIVFSAAESCNNPLPSLSTSNSFNHFLEKMDLEFELFRSSPWDLDSSSGWADRPESRASGPPNSRPSSQPAPTSPSPQGTFSSNSAVAPHCSPLRAFSPTSGNAAHTFSNSFPFSPLQESQTSSLTNSAASSVSANGAAGLTPKRQDEGKTGCSTTNQSAMEVANARNNATPVTATGTTGGQSSAASATVETQNSVVSTDSGRLRNLLTKGASASEDSQDNTNNDSNSQNKHKILKILLDQQDEDDFHPEHNIKVRTSPSTVPKPSMEHSKSTLGNNMLLQLLNEKNDDEDEDVRAGFKKRNELLQQLLKDQDDERKVQEQPCKPQTREEDSLLRSLGFRNTTPSPSQSGDNVGLGGPSQVGQKRPGDDGDLNIAVKRPMDGTHQVSSSGTPTNATSKLWEKNKMLASLLAKQPPQPTTIPPIPASVISETPQDKLLRIKHQTPQQTRPQSQQQQQAQQQQQQQQQPWTGGSMQSVGGNNTITTTATSARTPLQSQSRQLPRPTTNTYLNHMLSQQQRPQLGQMDSEFTGSGEHHQTSTDPNNWDNQSSDPDLSDILDQVIEFVPDEAITDSSAIANLLDVIEAPQNNVLNEKMAISAIQKSLMLCETAVNPTSSTITIPGTPPAYSTALVTTPVTTSHSYQPPPMYQQQTRMRSTTQLVRQNTAQFTQQQQLQIHQERAKLMQQQQQLKQRLLQQQQQQQLLIPSNATATDQITTGIQNIDNLLNNTVAPNVSLQRSSVPDSQVSPGYGGSVQMPSSGHRLAHSYSHPSTLPQHPIVNNNFNSGQQVSAAARLSPHSPAGILSFSHPQPLSPRVTQGNYGNTPRLFNVNQVRTQQQPTAQQQLQQQQRSMSSPGTPASTRQSPFPAETFPPPTSPTASQFPPGPNPGAPNPSAQYRLQRTTSTPSATTQLPGGLGSPRHYGGVSKEQPLLSPSHQHSGCPATPTHNQHNVTNTQQHFSNQQHSSMIYHTTANTINTADMQNNQFCYDRTSVPLYSSGPGDTQDARSLPSGNPVNHQLGGNASSTSEFVRQELRAIVGARTQQQQQQRVPNNLQNNLSGQVSQDDLDALGLNFEMSSAGEAVVSDGPAKSWAIGSAGSAPSSSRLEFFQTSMEEVARGDPKVNQSSLLQKLLSE, from the exons ATGGAAGAGAAGCAGCAACGAGTATCGAAATATGAGTCCATGCAAATCTGTGCAGCTCTTCTGCCAAGTAATAGCGATCGCCTAGAGAGCGGTGACGTATCCTCTGAATCCTCGGACATCGGTCCTAGCGTAATGTGCGTGGCTCGCAGGATACCTCCGAACGAGAAACCCATTGGTTCACTCATCGAGCAGTTTACTGTCAAGTTGGACACCACGGGAAAGATTATTACGGTTGATACCAGTGGGTTATCGGATCCTTACTCCAAGTACCTAGAAAAGGTAAGG GACCTGATTGGCACAACAATAAAAGACTTGTGCCACCCCCATGATCTCAGTAAGCTAACTGCACATTTGAACGATACGCTTCAAGTCGGTCGGAGTACCAGCGATTTGTACCGGCTACGCGTTAGTCCTGATAAGTTCCTTAACATTCAAACAAACTCAAAGCTTTTCAAAGCTAGTATGATGAACTCTACTGACTTCATTATGGCCACCAATTCCATCATTGG GGACAATGACTTAACGCCTATCGAGGGTGGTCAGCTTTCCAACAACAAAGTGTGCTCAGGACACTCTAGTAACCGTTGTgcaaataatagtaataataataatggtaaCAATAAGAATAACGTGGGTGGCCCGCTGATGCCCGCGACACATCTGAACGGTCAAGTGAGTGGTATCAGTGGTCGGGGGTTGGCGGGTACCTCGTCGCACAGTGCCGCGACCTCGTCGAACTCGATAGTATTTAGCGCGGCTGAGTCTTGTAACAACCCCCTGCCGTCGTTAAGTACCAGTAACTCGTTCAACCACTTTTTGGAGAAAATGGACTTGGAATTCGAGCTATTCCGCAGTTCCCCATGGGACTTGGATAGTAGCAGCGGGTGGGCAGATAGGCCCGAATCGAGAGCGAGCGGGCCACCAAACTCACGACCATCTTCCCAGCCAGCCCCAACATCTCCGAGTCCCCAGGGAACGTTCTCCTCTAATTCGGCGGTGGCGCCTCACTGCAGTCCCCTACGCGCGTTCAGCCCGACCTCAGGCAACGCAGCTCACACCTTCAGTAATTCGTTCCCCTTCAGTCCGCTTCAGGAATCACAGACGTCCTCCTTGACgaacagcgcagctagtagcgTTAGTGCCAACGGAGCCGCCGGATTGACGCCGAAGAGACAGGATGAAGGGAAAACCGGATGCTCGACGACGAATCAATCGGCCATGGAGGTAGCCAACGCGAGAAACAACGCAACCCCGGTGACTGCGACCGGTACGACCGGCGGCCAGTCCAGTGCCGCCTCCGCGACCGTCGAAACTCAAAACAGTGTTGTGTCCACCGACTCTGGTAGATTAAGAAACTTGTTGACCAAGGGGGCTAGTGCTAGTGAAGACAGTCAGGACAATACCAATAACGATTCCAACAGCCAAAATAAGCATAAGATATTAAAGATTTTGTTGGATCAACAAGACGAGGACGATTTTCATCCTGAGCATAATATTAAAGTGCGTACGAGTCCCAGCACCGTTCCGAAACCGAGCATGGAACATTCGAAATCTACGCTTGGAAATAATATGCTGTTACAG TTATTAAATGAGAAAAACGACGATGAAGACGAAGACGTTCGTGCTGGTTTCAAGAAGCGAAATGAACTTCTACAACAACTGTTAAAGGATCAAGACGACGAGAGGAAAGTGCAAGAGCAGCCG TGTAAACCGCAGACTCGGGAAGAAGATTCACTTTTGCGAAGTCTTGGATTTCGAAACACCACACCATCCCCATCTCAGTCAGGCGACAACGTTGGACTCGGTGGTCCGAGTCAAGTAGGACAGAAGAGACCCGGTGATGATGGTGATTTAAACATAGCTGTGAAACGACCCATGGATGGTACGCACCAAGTATCATCTTCTGGCACACCTACCAATGCGACAAGTAAACTATGGGAAAAAAACAAGATGTTGGCCTCGTTGCTAGCGAAGCAGCCACCTCAGCCAACTACCATCCCACCTATACCTGCATCTGTGATATCGGAAACGCCACAG GATAAACTCCTTCGCATCAAACACCAAACCCCACAGCAGACACGTCCACAATCCCAACAGCAGCAACAAgcgcaacaacaacagcagcagcaacagcaaccgTGGACTGGTGGCAGCATGCAGTCAGTTGGTGGTAACAACACGATTACGACAACTGCAACATCCGCACGGACTCCTCTCCAAAGCCAGTCAAGACAACTACCTCGTCCAACAACCAATACCTACCTCAATCATATGCTAAGTCAG CAACAAAGACCTCAACTGGGTCAGATGGATTCGGAATTCACAGGCAGCGGAGAGCATCATCAAACGAGTACTGACCCGAACAATTGGGATAACCAGTCGTCAGATCCTGACCTATCCGATATTTTGGATCAAGTTATTGAGTTCGTGCCGGACGAAGCTATTACAG atTCGTCTGCGATAGCAAATCTCCTAGATGTAATCGAAGCACCACAAAACAACGTGTTGAACGAGAAAATGGCGATTAGCGCGATTCAGAAGTCGTTGATGTTATGTGAGACTGCCGTAAATCCAACGTCTTCCACCATAACAATTCCTGGCACGCCTCCAGCTTACTCAACTGCG TTGGTAACTACACCTGTAACGACCAGCCATAGTTATCAACCTCCGCCTATGTATCAGCAGCAGACAAGGATGAGGAGTACCACGCAGCTAGTCAGGCAAAATACTGCTCAATTTacacaacaacaacaattacaAATACATCAGGAACGGGCGAAATTAatgcagcaacagcaacaattGAAACAGAGGTTGttacagcaacagcaacagcaacagttACTTATTCCTTCCAACGCTACAGCTACGGACCAAATCACAACCGGCATTCAGAACATTGATAATCTTCTAAATAATACCGTTGCGCCAAACGTATCGTTACAG CGATCGAGTGTTCCAGATTCGCAAGTTTCTCCAGGTTATGGGGGATCCGTCCAAATGCCTTCCTCCGGTCATCGACTCGCACACTCGTACTCCCATCCGTCTACGTTACCACAACA CCCCATTGTAAACAATAATTTCAACAGTGGGCAACAAGTGTCCGCTGCAGCACGACTCTCGCCGCATTCTCCTGCTGGTATTCTGTCATTCTCCCATCCGCAGCCGTTGTCACCACGAGTGACGCAA GGCAACTATGGTAATACCCCGAGACTGTTCAACGTTAATCAGGTGAGAACGCAGCAACAACCTACCGCGCAGCAGCAGTTGCAGCAACAACAGAGATCGATGTCTTCGCCAGGAACTCCAGCATCCACTCGGCAGTCTCCATTTCCGGCGGAGACCTTTCCCCCACCTACATCTCCCACAGCTAGCCAATTTCCCCCTGGTCCTAACCCTGGTGCACCAAATCCTTCAGCCCAATACCGGTTACAAAGGACCACGTCTACACCTTCGGCTACAACCCAGTTGCCAG GTGGGCTCGGTTCGCCCCGACACTACGGCGGAGTGAGTAAGGAACAACCTCTTCTTTCACCTAGTCATCAACATTCGGGTTGCCCAGCAACACCGACTCACAATCAACACAACGTAACGAACACCCAACAACACTTCTCCAACCAACAACATTCTTCTATGATATACCACACAACCGCCAATACAATCAACACAGCAGACATGCAGAACAATCAGTTCTGTTACGATCGGACGTCTGTTCCACTCTATTCGTCAGGGCCTGGGGATACGCAGGACGCCAGGTCTCTACCTTCTGGTAATCCCGTCAATCACCAATTGGGTG